From the Acidimicrobiales bacterium genome, the window GGAGCCTCTCAGCAGGGGGCTATCGGGCGATCGCCCCCGAGCCGCGGGGCATCGGCGGCAGCACCGGGTCGCTCGAGGGAGTGTCGATGGCCGACCTGGCGGGCGACACCGCCGTGGTTATCGAGGCGCTCGGAGTTGGCCCGGCCACCCTGGTCGGCCATGCCTTCGGCAACCGGGTCGCACGGCTGGTTGCGGCACTGCACCCGGGCCAGGTCGAGAGCGTCGTGCTCCTGGCGTGCGGCGGGAGGGTTCCGGCAGCACCCGAGCACAGGGCGGCACTTCGAAGGGTGTTCGACGTCGACTCGTCACCTGAGGAGCACCTCGCAGCGGTGGGCGCCGCGTTCTTCGCTCCGTGTAACGACGCTTCGGTGTGGGCCGGCGGATGGCACCCTGTGGTGGCCCACCACCAGGGCCGTGCCGTGGCCGACGACGACATCGAGGTCTGGTGGACGGCCGGATCGGCCGACGTACTTGTGCTGCAGCCCGCCGATGACGTCGTCGCTCTGCCGGCCAACGCCCGGAGCATCGTCGACCTGTTGGGCGACCGGGCATCGTTGGTGGTGGTCGCCGACGCCGGCCACGCCCTTCTTCCCGAGCAGCCACAGGTGGTGGCCGACACGCTGCTCGAATGGTTGCGCGACAGGAGTCGTAGAACGGGACAATAG encodes:
- a CDS encoding alpha/beta hydrolase, which gives rise to MVPSLGRGAVDFLHLGRSLSAGGYRAIAPEPRGIGGSTGSLEGVSMADLAGDTAVVIEALGVGPATLVGHAFGNRVARLVAALHPGQVESVVLLACGGRVPAAPEHRAALRRVFDVDSSPEEHLAAVGAAFFAPCNDASVWAGGWHPVVAHHQGRAVADDDIEVWWTAGSADVLVLQPADDVVALPANARSIVDLLGDRASLVVVADAGHALLPEQPQVVADTLLEWLRDRSRRTGQ